The genomic segment TAGACGAATATGAAGGCTGGTATTCTGTGCCGGATGAAACATTCTATACAGAAACACAGTTAGTAGATATCGAAAGAGATGCTCAAGGAAAGATCATTGGTGGAAAGTCACCTGACAGCGGGCATCCAGTAGAATTGATCAAAGAAGAATCTTACTTCTTCAGAATGAGTAAATATGCGGATCGATTATTAGCTTACTACAATGAACACCCAGACTTTATTCAGCCTGAATCGCGTAAAAATGAAATGATCAATAACTTTATTAAGCCAGGTTTAGAAGATCTAGCAGTTTCTCGTACGACATTTACTTGGGGCGTTAAAGTACCAAGCAATCCTAAACACGTTATTTATGTATGGATCGATGCACTTGCAAACTACATTACTGCACTTGGTTACGGTACAGATGACACGTCTTTATTTGATAAGTTCTGGCCTGCAGATGTGCATATGGTTGGGAAAGAAATCGTTCGTTTCCATACTATTTATTGGCCAATCATGTTAATGGCATTAGATTTACCATTGCCTAAAAAAATATTTGGCCACGGATGGTTGTTAATGAAAGATGGCAAAATGTCTAAATCAAAAGGGAACGTGGTTTACCCAGAAATGCTAGTAGAACAATACGGTTTAGATGCTTTACGCTATTATTTGATGCGTGAAGTGACTTTTGGAAGCGACGGTGTTTTCACTCCAGAAGACTTTGTTTCTCGTGTAAATTACGATTTAGCAAATGACTTAGGAAACTTGTTGAACCGTACGATTGCGATGATCAATAAGTATTTTGATGGAAAAGTTCCAGACTATACAGGAAATGTTACGGAATTTGATGCTGTTCTAAAAGAAACAGCAGAAAAAGTTTGTGCTGATTATCAAAACGAAATGGAAAATATGCAATTTAGTAGCGCGTTAAGCCATGTTTGGGTATTGATTTCGCGTGCAAACAAATACATTGATGAAACAGCGCCATGGAAATTAGCAAAAGAAGCAGATAAAACAGCAGAATTGTCTAGTGTTATGGTTCATTTAGCAGAAACTCTTCGTATTTCAGCTATTCTATTGCAACCATTCTTGACTCATGCACCTAAAGAAATATTTACTCAATTAGGTGTCGAAGGAGAATTTGCTGGAAGTTGGTCAACGGTTCAATTTGGATTATTCCCTGCCAATACTACAGTCATTAAAAAAGGCACACCTATTTTCCCTCGATTGGATATAGATGTAGAAGTAGCTTATATCAAAGAACAAATGGCTGGTACTTCTGATGAGCCGACACAAGAAGCTGAAGCAGAAGAAACGGAATGGGATCCATCAGAAACAACTTTAGTTTCAACAAAAGAAAAACAAATTAAATATGAAGATTTTGATAAAGTAGAATTAAAAGTGGCTGAAGTGATCGATTGCCAAAAAGTAGAAGGAGCAGATAAACTTTTGAAATTCCGTTTAGATGCAGGCGACGAAGGTCATCGCCAAATTCTTTCAGGTATTGCAGAATGGTATCCTGATCCAGAAGCTTTAATTGGTAAAAAAGTTATGATCGTCGCTAACTTGAAACCGCGTAAAATGCGTGGAGAAGTCAGCCAAGGAATGATTCTGTCTGCTGAAAAGGATGGAAAACTTCAAATTATTGAAGCGCCGCTTGAAGCACCAAACGGTTCTGAAATTGCTTAAAACCTTATAAAACGATATACCCTGCTGGAAACCCATTTAGCAGGGTGTTTCTGTTAAAGAAGAAAAGAAAGGATGTTAGGATGTTATTTGATACGCATACGCATGTGAATGCAGAGGAATTTGATAATGAAGTTCCAGAAACAGTACAACGTGCAATCGAAAACGACGTTACTAGAATGGCTGTTGTTGGTTTTGATACTGAAACGATTGAAAAATCGTTAGCTTTAAATAAACAATATGAAGAAATTTATAGCATTATTGGTTGGCACCCGACAGAAAGTTACTTATATACGGAAGAGATTGAAGAAAAGCTGTATCACCAATTGCAGTTGCCAAAAGTAGTGGCTATGGGAGAGATGGGACTAGATTACCATTGGGACACTTCTCCAAAAGATGTCCAAAAAGATGTATTTCATAGACAGATCCAAATCGCAAAAGAATTAAAGCTGCCCATCAGTATTCACATGAGAGACTCTATCGAGGATACTTATGAACTGATGAAAAAAGAACATGTTGAAGATGTTGGCGGAATTATGCACAGTTTTAGTGGAGATATATTATGGATGGAACGGTTCTTAGATTTAGGCATGCACATCTCTGTAAGTGGCGTCATTACCTTTAAAAATGCTCCTGAAGTAAGAGAAGTAGCTAAAGCCGCTCCTTTTGATAAACTATTGATTGAAACAGATGCTCCTTATTTAGCGCCAATGCCTTATAGAGGAAAGCGAAACGAACCAGCATACGTTAAATTTGTAGCAGAAGAAGTGGCGAAACAAAGAGGCATGAGTTACGAAGAAGTAGCTAAACAAACGATGCAAAATGCTAATCGCTTATTTAGGTTAGTCTAATGGAGAAAATAAAAGAAATTATTGTTGTTGAAGGACGAGACGATACGAGGCGTATAGTAGAATCCGTAGAAGCAGATACGATTGAAACGAATGGATCGGCTATCGATGAAGAAACCCTCTTATTGATAAAAAAAGCTCATGAAACAAGAGGTGTTATTGTGTTTACGGATCCTGATTTCCCGGGTGAAAAAATCCGCAAGATCATTGCTCAAGCTGTTCCAGGAGTGAAACATGCATTTTTAACAAAAGATGAAGCCAGATCAAAAGGAAAAGGTAGTTTAGGTATTGAGCATGCTTCACCAGAAGCAATACGAGCTGCATTGGCGAAATGCTATACAGAGACCATAGCTAAAGAATCATTAGTTTCACAAGAATTGTTAATGGATGCCGGATTGATCATGGGACCAAATGCACGAAAGAGACGAACAAAATTGGGAGAAAGACTCAATATTGGTTACACTAACGGAAAACAACTTCAAAAGAGATTGCAAATGTTTCAAATCTCTCCGGAAGAAGTTATAAAAGTGATGCAGCAAATTTTGGAGGAAGAAAAACATGACAAATCATAAAGATATAGCAACGCCGTCAAGAACAAAAGAAATAATGGAAAAATATGGTTTTTCAGTAAAGAAAAGTTTAGGTCAGAACTTTATTGTGGATCCTAATATTTTAAGCAATATAGTAGCGGCTTCTGATATCGATAAAAATACGAATGTCATTGAAGTTGGTCCCGGGATAGGAGCTTTAACCGAACACCTTGCAAGAGTAAGTAAGGAAGTCATTGCTTTTGAAATAGACGACCGTTTATTGCCGGTGTTAAAAGACACTCTAAGTCCTTATGATAATATTTCTATTGTTCATAGTGATGTATTGAAAGTCAATTTACAACAAACGTTACCAGAATTGATCGATTTAGATGAACCTTTAGTTGTTGTAGCTAATTTGCCTTACTATATTACAACGCCTATTATTATGCATTTCTTAGAAACCCCTGTTCGAATCGATGGGTTAACGATTATGATGCAAAAGGAAGTAGCTGAACGGATAACAGCTGCTCCTGGAAGCAAAGCATACGGATCATTATCTATTGCTATTCAATATTACATGGAAGCAGAAGTTGCTTTTATTGTCCCTAAGACAGTCTTTATACCGCAGCCAAATGTTGATTCTGCTATTATCAAATTAACAAGAAGAGCGACACCAAGTGTAACGGTCAAGAATGAAAAGTCCTTTTTTACATTAGTTCGTTCGGCTTTTGTGCAAAGACGTAAAACGCTTTGGAACAATTTGTTGATTAGATATGGTAAAGAAGATGAAATCAGAGAAAAATTAACACAAGCATTAGAAACAGCGAATATTGATCCAAAACGTCGTGGGGAAACATTAAGCTTGGAAGAATTTGCTCGTTTGTCGGATGCTATTGATGAAATTGTATTAGAAAAAGATTAATTTTAAAATGATTTCACTCAAAAATTCAGTTGTTTCAAGGATTTGTAAAATCTGATATATGAGAGAATTATTATTTGTGCGAAAGGTTTTCTTGTGGTATACTTGTAAAATTTTGTGAAGTATGTTATAATGGCATCAGACGAGTGAGGTGAATCTGATGCCAAGTACATTAGCAGACATTAAAGAAAGCTTAGATGATCATTTAGGTAAAAAGATTATGTTGACCGCGCAAGCTGGTCGTAAGAAAAAAACCGAACGCAAAGGTATTTTAGCAGACACATATCATTCCGTGTTTGTGGTTGAGCTAGACCAAGATGAAAATGCATTTGAACGTGTCTCATATAGTTACACAGATGTTTTAACTCAATCTGTAGAAATTGAATTTATTGAAGAAGAAAATTGGCAATTCGCATAAAACTAAAATAGAAATCATTTTGACGAGCTAATATAAGCTCGTTTTTTTGTACAAATAAATGAATAAGTAGAATCATAAGTTTTTTTGGAGGGGTGTTCTTGGGAATGGGAACTATTCATCACATAGAATTAAATGTTTCAAATTTAAAAAAATCAGTAGCATTTTGGGGCTGGTTTTTAGAGGACTTAGGGTATCAAGCTTTTCAAACTTGGGATGAAGGAAGAAGCTGGAAAAGAGATGAAACTTATATTGTGTTTGTCCAAACGAAAGAGAAATTTCTTTCTGAAGGTTACCATAGAGGACATACAGGGTTGAATCACTTAGCGTTTCAAGCAAGTTCTAAAGAGCAAGTAGACAGCTTAACAAAAAAACTACAAGAAAAAGGTATTGAAATTCTTTATAAAAAACGTCATCCGTTTGCCGGCGGAGAGCAGCATTATGCCGTTTTTTTTGAAGATCCCGACAGAATCAAAGTTGAATTAGTAGCTCCTTTTACATAAAGAGAAAAAGAGAGTGAGACAAAAAGCGTTTAGACCCGAATCACTGGAACGAATAAGCGCAGTATGGTCATCGACCATCGAGCATTGTTCGCGAAGTGGACGTCGGGTCTGCCTTTTTGGAGCACGTTTTAGAATAAATATTCGTATACAAATAAGAGGCTGGGATTTTGTCCCAGCCTCTTTTTTTAGAAAAAAATACGCCATTTAACTTTAATAGTGCTAGTCAGAAGTCATTAATTTCTTGTTAATTTATAATATTTAAGTTAAATTATACCTTTCTTGCTTTTCAAATCTTTTTTTTTAAGCTAGTATGTTTTACAGACAATCAAAAAATAAAGAGGAAAGGAGTGAAGAGAAATGGAGGTAATAGAAAAGGCTCCCGCTAAAATTAATTTGTGTTTAGATGTTTTGCATAAAAGAGATGATGGTTACCATGAAATGGAGATGGTAATGACTTCAGTTGATTTGGCAGATCGCATAGTGTTAAAAACAATTGAAGAAAATCAGATCGTTATTCATTCAAATAATGGTTTTTTACCATTAGATCAACGAAATCATGCCTATAAAGCTGCAAAACTTTTTAAAGATACGTATCATATTGAAAAAGGCGTGGATATTACGATTGAAAAGAATATTCCTATTGCTGCTGGTTTAGCTGGCGGTAGCAGTGATGCGGCTGCTACTTTGAGAGGGCTCAATCGATTATGGCAGTTAAATTTAAGTAATGATGAATTAGCCTTAATTGGAGAAAAAATAGGTTCAGATGTTCCTTACTGTATTTATGGCGGAACGGCCTATGCAACAGGTAGAGGAGAGAAAATTCAACAAATTGATGCGATTCCCCAATGCTGGGTAGTACTTGTTAAGCCTAAAAAAGGTATTTCTACTTGGACCGTTTTCGAGAATCTTTCATTTGAGCAAATTACTCATCCAGAAACAGAAAATATGCTGACAGCTATTCAAGAAAATGATTATAGTCAAATGGTAGAGAATACTGGTAATGCTTTGGAGCCTATTTCTGCTGTAAAACAACCGGATATCAAACGAATTAAAAGAAAGATGCTCCAATTTGGTGCAGATGCTGCTTTGATGAGTGGAAGTGGACCAACTATTTATGCTTTATGTAAGAAATATTCTAAGGCACAGCGCGTATATAATGGATTAAAAGGATTTTGTAATGAAGTTTACTTGGTACGAACGTTAAAGTAGATTGAAAATTTATAAAAGTAGAGGCTGAGACAAAAGTCCAGCCTCTTTGCTATTTCTAAATGATTATTTTAGAACGTTCTCCAAAAATCAAAATCGATGAATATTATCTTCATGAACCATGCTTAATGGTGTGAGACATTACTTCCTGCGTTGGTTCGCTCCAGTTACCGTAGTTGCTTTAAGGATAGGGTATATAAGAGACGATTCGGATCTAAATGTATTTTGTTCCACTACTACCTTTTATGTTCTATTTTTCTCTTGACGCACAAAGTAGATAGTGATAAGCTACATAAGGAATTTTAAATCGTAATCATTACTGTTTAAAGAATAGAGAGAATTAAAATAAATTATAAATTAACCAGTAACATTAATTGTAAGGAGGATATTCACTTGACGAACAGAACTAAGAGATTAAGTTTGGTTTCATTGTTGACAATACTAGTATTGATAACAATAGGATGTAGCGATCAAAAGAGTAGTCAATCAGACTCAGATAAATTACAAGTGGTAACAACTTTCTATCCTATGTATGATTTCACTAAAAATGTTGCTGGAGATAAAGCAGATGTGACATTATTATTAGAAGCAGGAACGGATACGCATGGTTATGAACCAAGTGCAAAAGAAGTTGCAGCTATTTCGGATGCAGATGTATTTGTTTATAACAGTGAGGAAATGGAAATATGGGTCACAAGTGTCTTAGAAAGTATAAATACTGAAAATACAGTTATCGTCAATGCCAGTGAAGGCATTTCTTTATTGGAATCTGAAGGAGAACATGACGAACATGAGTCAGACGACCATCAACATGATGTGGATCCACATATCTGGTTAGATCCAGTTCTTGCTCAAGAAGAAGTCAATAATATTAAAGATGGTTTGATTGCTGCAGATTCAGAAAACGAAGAAGCGTATCAAACGAATGCAACAGAGTACAATGGAAAATTAGAGGCGTTAAATCAAGAGTTTGAACAAGCCTTTAAAGATACTGCGAAACGAGTTTTTGTGACGCAACATGCGGCGTTTGCTTATTTAGCAGACAGATATGAATTAGAACAAGTCTCAATTGCTGGGATTTCAACTGAAGAAGAACCTAGTCCAGCTAAACTTGCTGAATTACAAGATTATATAAAAGAAAATGACATTAAGTACATCTATTATGCCGAAACCTCTTCTAATAAAATTGCCGAAACGCTTGCTAATGAGTCCGGCGTAGAGTTGGAAATTTTGAACCCGATAGAAGGGATCACAGAAGAAAACCAAGAAAAAGGACTAGATTATATCCAATCTATGAAAGATAATCTAGCTGCTCTAAAAAAAAGTATTTATTAATCCAATTATGAGTTTAGTCGTATGACTTATTCCATAGGTGAAAGAAAGAAGGGGCATCAATGCATTACATTGAAGTGAAAGATTTATCTTTTTATTATGATGAAGAACCTGTGTTAGAAAATATTTCCTTTACAGTCGATCCTGGAGAATTTGTTATGATGACTGGCGAGAATGGGGCTGCAAAATCAACTTTGTTACGCAATGTTCTAGGTTTACTTAAACCAACTAAAGGAATGGTCAATCTATCAGCTGTAAACAGAAGAAATGAACCATTATCTATCGGGTATATCCCGCAACAAGTGGCGTCTTTTAATACTGGTTTCCCTAGCACAGTATTGGAGTTGGTTCGATCTGGTCGTTTCCAAAGAGGGAAATGGTTTAAACGATTAGATGCTGAAGACCATGAACATGTTGAACGTGCGTTAAAATCAGTAGGTATGTGGGATTTGCGTCATAAAAAAATCGGTGAGCTTTCTGGTGGACAGAAACAACGGATTTCACTAGCTCGTATTTTTGCTACAGACCCAGATTTATTTGTTTTAGATGAACCTACTACTGGTATGGATCTAGAGTCCAGAACCGATTTTTATGAATTACTCAAACACAATAGTGAATTTCATGGCAAAGGTATCTTGATGGTAACGCATGATCATGATGACATTAAAAACTATGCAGATAGACATATTCAGCTCATTCGAAAGGAGGATTCCCCATGGAGATGTTTTTCTATGGATTCATGCAGCGAGCATTCCAAGCTGCATTCTTAATTGCCATTATTGCGCCTATTCTCGGGTTATTTTTAGTTCTTAGAAGGCAATCATTGATGGCAGACACATTGTCACATATTTCTTTAGCGGGAATTGCATTAGGGTTGTTTTTAAATGTGAACCCAACCTTCATGACGTTGATTGTAGTAGTGATTGCTGCTGTGATCATTGAATATTTGCGAACGCTGTATAAATCTTATTCTGAGATTTCAATTGCTATTTTAATGTCTGCTGGAATGTCAATAGCACTGGTTCTTATGAGTTTAAGTAGTGGTGGTTCTACGTCTACGATTCAACAATACTTATTTGGTTCAATTGTTACGATCAGTCAACAACAAATTTACTTATTAGCAGCTTTGTTTGTGATTATTGTAGGATTGTTTTTAGTTTTTCGTAGACCAATGTATGTGCTGACATTTGATGAAGATACTGCTTTTACAGCTGGTTTGCCGGCACAATTAATGTCTATACTCTTTAATGTGATTACTGGAGTGACTATTGCAGTTATTATGCCAATTGCTGGAGCTTTGCTTGTATCGGCTATTATGATTTTGCCAGCAGCGATTGCTATGCGAATAAGTAAAAGCTTTTATTGGGTCATTTTTGTTGGAATTATTGTAGGAATTATAGGTATGTTTACAGGATTGACCGTTTCATATCAATGGGGTACTCCTCCAGGTGCAACAATCACCTTGGCATTTATTGCGATTTTTATTCTTACGACAGTATTAACAAAAATTATTCAACGAAAAAAATATCGAAAAAGTCGAGTTTAAAAAAGCTGGAAAAAATAGTGAGTTAGATGATAAGCAAAG from the Carnobacterium inhibens subsp. inhibens DSM 13024 genome contains:
- the metG gene encoding methionine--tRNA ligase, which produces MAEKKTFYITTPIYYPSGKLHIGNAYSTIACDVMARYKRMQDFDVFYLTGSDEHGQKIENKAQELAITPQEYVDQMAEGMQSLWKLLEISNDKFIRTTDPVHEKIVADIFERFLAQGDIYLDEYEGWYSVPDETFYTETQLVDIERDAQGKIIGGKSPDSGHPVELIKEESYFFRMSKYADRLLAYYNEHPDFIQPESRKNEMINNFIKPGLEDLAVSRTTFTWGVKVPSNPKHVIYVWIDALANYITALGYGTDDTSLFDKFWPADVHMVGKEIVRFHTIYWPIMLMALDLPLPKKIFGHGWLLMKDGKMSKSKGNVVYPEMLVEQYGLDALRYYLMREVTFGSDGVFTPEDFVSRVNYDLANDLGNLLNRTIAMINKYFDGKVPDYTGNVTEFDAVLKETAEKVCADYQNEMENMQFSSALSHVWVLISRANKYIDETAPWKLAKEADKTAELSSVMVHLAETLRISAILLQPFLTHAPKEIFTQLGVEGEFAGSWSTVQFGLFPANTTVIKKGTPIFPRLDIDVEVAYIKEQMAGTSDEPTQEAEAEETEWDPSETTLVSTKEKQIKYEDFDKVELKVAEVIDCQKVEGADKLLKFRLDAGDEGHRQILSGIAEWYPDPEALIGKKVMIVANLKPRKMRGEVSQGMILSAEKDGKLQIIEAPLEAPNGSEIA
- a CDS encoding TatD family hydrolase; the encoded protein is MLFDTHTHVNAEEFDNEVPETVQRAIENDVTRMAVVGFDTETIEKSLALNKQYEEIYSIIGWHPTESYLYTEEIEEKLYHQLQLPKVVAMGEMGLDYHWDTSPKDVQKDVFHRQIQIAKELKLPISIHMRDSIEDTYELMKKEHVEDVGGIMHSFSGDILWMERFLDLGMHISVSGVITFKNAPEVREVAKAAPFDKLLIETDAPYLAPMPYRGKRNEPAYVKFVAEEVAKQRGMSYEEVAKQTMQNANRLFRLV
- the rnmV gene encoding ribonuclease M5 produces the protein MEKIKEIIVVEGRDDTRRIVESVEADTIETNGSAIDEETLLLIKKAHETRGVIVFTDPDFPGEKIRKIIAQAVPGVKHAFLTKDEARSKGKGSLGIEHASPEAIRAALAKCYTETIAKESLVSQELLMDAGLIMGPNARKRRTKLGERLNIGYTNGKQLQKRLQMFQISPEEVIKVMQQILEEEKHDKS
- the rsmA gene encoding 16S rRNA (adenine(1518)-N(6)/adenine(1519)-N(6))-dimethyltransferase RsmA — protein: MTNHKDIATPSRTKEIMEKYGFSVKKSLGQNFIVDPNILSNIVAASDIDKNTNVIEVGPGIGALTEHLARVSKEVIAFEIDDRLLPVLKDTLSPYDNISIVHSDVLKVNLQQTLPELIDLDEPLVVVANLPYYITTPIIMHFLETPVRIDGLTIMMQKEVAERITAAPGSKAYGSLSIAIQYYMEAEVAFIVPKTVFIPQPNVDSAIIKLTRRATPSVTVKNEKSFFTLVRSAFVQRRKTLWNNLLIRYGKEDEIREKLTQALETANIDPKRRGETLSLEEFARLSDAIDEIVLEKD
- a CDS encoding Veg family protein produces the protein MPSTLADIKESLDDHLGKKIMLTAQAGRKKKTERKGILADTYHSVFVVELDQDENAFERVSYSYTDVLTQSVEIEFIEEENWQFA
- a CDS encoding VOC family protein → MGTIHHIELNVSNLKKSVAFWGWFLEDLGYQAFQTWDEGRSWKRDETYIVFVQTKEKFLSEGYHRGHTGLNHLAFQASSKEQVDSLTKKLQEKGIEILYKKRHPFAGGEQHYAVFFEDPDRIKVELVAPFT
- the ispE gene encoding 4-(cytidine 5'-diphospho)-2-C-methyl-D-erythritol kinase, with protein sequence MEVIEKAPAKINLCLDVLHKRDDGYHEMEMVMTSVDLADRIVLKTIEENQIVIHSNNGFLPLDQRNHAYKAAKLFKDTYHIEKGVDITIEKNIPIAAGLAGGSSDAAATLRGLNRLWQLNLSNDELALIGEKIGSDVPYCIYGGTAYATGRGEKIQQIDAIPQCWVVLVKPKKGISTWTVFENLSFEQITHPETENMLTAIQENDYSQMVENTGNALEPISAVKQPDIKRIKRKMLQFGADAALMSGSGPTIYALCKKYSKAQRVYNGLKGFCNEVYLVRTLK
- a CDS encoding metal ABC transporter substrate-binding protein encodes the protein MTNRTKRLSLVSLLTILVLITIGCSDQKSSQSDSDKLQVVTTFYPMYDFTKNVAGDKADVTLLLEAGTDTHGYEPSAKEVAAISDADVFVYNSEEMEIWVTSVLESINTENTVIVNASEGISLLESEGEHDEHESDDHQHDVDPHIWLDPVLAQEEVNNIKDGLIAADSENEEAYQTNATEYNGKLEALNQEFEQAFKDTAKRVFVTQHAAFAYLADRYELEQVSIAGISTEEEPSPAKLAELQDYIKENDIKYIYYAETSSNKIAETLANESGVELEILNPIEGITEENQEKGLDYIQSMKDNLAALKKSIY
- a CDS encoding metal ABC transporter ATP-binding protein codes for the protein MHYIEVKDLSFYYDEEPVLENISFTVDPGEFVMMTGENGAAKSTLLRNVLGLLKPTKGMVNLSAVNRRNEPLSIGYIPQQVASFNTGFPSTVLELVRSGRFQRGKWFKRLDAEDHEHVERALKSVGMWDLRHKKIGELSGGQKQRISLARIFATDPDLFVLDEPTTGMDLESRTDFYELLKHNSEFHGKGILMVTHDHDDIKNYADRHIQLIRKEDSPWRCFSMDSCSEHSKLHS
- a CDS encoding metal ABC transporter permease, with the translated sequence MEMFFYGFMQRAFQAAFLIAIIAPILGLFLVLRRQSLMADTLSHISLAGIALGLFLNVNPTFMTLIVVVIAAVIIEYLRTLYKSYSEISIAILMSAGMSIALVLMSLSSGGSTSTIQQYLFGSIVTISQQQIYLLAALFVIIVGLFLVFRRPMYVLTFDEDTAFTAGLPAQLMSILFNVITGVTIAVIMPIAGALLVSAIMILPAAIAMRISKSFYWVIFVGIIVGIIGMFTGLTVSYQWGTPPGATITLAFIAIFILTTVLTKIIQRKKYRKSRV